In one window of Tripterygium wilfordii isolate XIE 37 chromosome 1, ASM1340144v1, whole genome shotgun sequence DNA:
- the LOC119995157 gene encoding esterase-like — protein sequence MLSFQFPDSLRMELPFMNIFLCVLFLCLTWTSNPIFSLESCNFPDIFNFGDSNSNPTCSLASCNFPAIFNFGDSNSDTGSLSATSLITFPTPNGETYFHMPAGRGSDGRHIIDFIAQSFGLPFLHGYLDSLGANFSHGANFATGGAIINGGLLKLGGFNFYLSIQYDQFRQLKLRSQIIREKGGIFAALMPKQEYFSNALYTFDIGQNDLLGPFLFNFSVQEVNASVPNIIHDFVTNVENIYKLGGRSFWIHNAGPIGCVAYSLEMFPSGERDNAGCIKPYNEVAQYFNYMLRQAVLQLRADFPEAAFTYVDVYSVKYSLFEEPERYGFEHPLVVCCGYGGKYNVTVGVSCGDTITVNGTQIFVDSCERPDVRVIWDGGHYTDAANKFVSDQISTGAFSDPPIPLRMACHTNTSFFNDHMH from the exons ATGTTGAGTTTCCAGTTTCCGGATAGTTTGAGGATGGAGCTCCCTTTCATGAACATCTTCCTCTGTGTGCTCTTCCTTTGTTTAACTTGGACCTCGAATCCCATCTTCTCTTTGGAAAGTTGCAACTTCCCGGACATTTTTAACTTCGGTGACTCCAATTCAAATCCCACCTGTTCTTTGGCAAGTTGCAATTTCCCAGCCATATTTAACTTCGGGGACTCCAATTCGGACACTGGTAGCCTATCTGCAACTTCCCTAATCACTTTCCCTACTCCCAATGGAGAGACATATTTTCACATGCCTGCGGGGAGGGGATCCGATGGTCGCCACATCATCGATTTCAttg CACAAAGTTTTGGCCTGCCATTTCTGCACGGATATCTTGATTCTTTGGGGGCTAACTTCTCCCATGGTGCAAATTTTGCCACGGGAGGAGCCATCATCAATGGAGGACTACTGAAGCTAGGAGGATTCAACTTCTATCTTAGTATACAGTACGACCAATTCAGACAATTAAAACTCAGATCGCAAATAATAAGAGAAAAAG GTGGAATATTTGCAGCTCTAATGCCGAAACAAGAATATTTTTCAAATGCCTTGTATACATTTGACATCGGCCAGAATGATCTTCTTGGACCATTTCTGTTCAACTTTTCTGTACAAGAAGTTAATGCTTCTGTCCCTAATATCATCCATGACTTTGTTACAAATGTGGAG AATATATATAAGTTAGGAGGTAGATCGTTTTGGATTCATAACGCAGGACCTATAGGTTGCGTAGCTTACAGTTTGGAGATGTTTCCCTCGGGCGAGAGGGACAATGCTGGTTGCATAAAACCTTACAACGAAGTAGCTCAGTATTTTAACTACATGTTGAGACAAGCTGTATTGCAACTAAGGGCGGATTTTCCGGAGGCTGCATTCACATATGTTGACGTCTACTCTGTCAAGTACTCTCTCTTCGAAGAACCAGAAAGATACG GATTTGAGCACCCACTTGTAGTATGTTGTGGCTACGGAGGCAAGTACAATGTTACTGTTGGGGTTTCCTGTGGAGACACAATAACAGTTAATGGCACCCAAATTTTTGTTGATTCATGCGAACGCCCTGATGTTCGGGTAATTTGGGATGGCGGACACTATACAGATGCAGCTAACAAGTTTGTTTCAGATCAAATCTCGACTGGAGCTTTCTCAGACCCTCCCATTCCCTTGAGAATGGCATGCCACACAAACACAAGCTTCTTCAACGACCATATGCATTAA